A region of Curvibacter sp. AEP1-3 DNA encodes the following proteins:
- a CDS encoding aldehyde dehydrogenase family protein: protein MNSPFQDADPQLMQTTFEAQRATALAWRQSTAAERIERLERLRTSLLAHKEALYEAFAADFHKPRFEVDGTEIVPSLDEIRHNIKCLKGWMRPTRIRATELTMGNSAHVQNQPRGRCLIIAPWNYPLYLMLSPLVSALAAGNTAILKPSEMAPRVAQVLASIVAKAFPAHEVALFEGALATSQALLTMPFDHIFFTGSPAVGKVVMAAAAKNLTSVTLELGGKSPTIVDETADLQKAAETIMWGKFVNAGQTCVAPDYLYVHASVRDAFVAACQAVIKARYGDSAQSQRSNADFTHIINQRHTQRIEGLLKDATSRGARVLSGGEVDTAGNYIAPTLVDNVPMDSTLMQEEIFGPVLPIIPYTDLQQVIASINADQKPLALYIWSSNQSNIDTVLTNTSSGGACVNHCVLHVAHGNLPFGGVNNSGIGSSHGIYGFKAFSHERAVLKGGWLPSIRMFFPPYTAGRTKLLNFLVSWVSR, encoded by the coding sequence CGCTGGCCTGGCGCCAGTCCACCGCGGCCGAGCGCATTGAACGTTTGGAGCGGCTGCGCACCAGCTTGCTCGCGCACAAAGAGGCCCTCTACGAAGCCTTTGCCGCCGACTTTCATAAACCCCGCTTTGAAGTGGACGGCACCGAAATCGTGCCCAGCCTGGACGAAATCCGCCACAACATCAAATGCCTCAAGGGCTGGATGCGCCCTACCCGCATCCGCGCCACCGAACTCACCATGGGCAACAGCGCCCATGTGCAGAACCAGCCCCGCGGCCGCTGCCTGATCATCGCGCCCTGGAACTACCCCCTGTACCTGATGCTCAGCCCGCTGGTGTCCGCCTTGGCGGCAGGCAACACCGCCATCCTCAAGCCCTCGGAGATGGCGCCGCGCGTGGCCCAGGTGCTGGCCAGCATCGTGGCCAAGGCCTTCCCTGCGCATGAAGTGGCTTTGTTTGAAGGGGCACTGGCCACCTCGCAAGCCCTGCTGACCATGCCGTTTGACCACATCTTCTTTACCGGCTCACCCGCCGTGGGCAAGGTGGTGATGGCGGCTGCGGCCAAGAACCTGACCAGCGTAACCCTGGAGCTGGGCGGCAAGTCCCCCACCATCGTGGACGAGACTGCCGACCTGCAAAAAGCGGCTGAAACCATCATGTGGGGCAAATTCGTCAATGCCGGCCAGACCTGCGTGGCACCCGACTACCTGTATGTGCACGCCTCGGTGCGCGATGCATTTGTGGCCGCCTGCCAGGCCGTCATCAAAGCCCGCTATGGCGACAGCGCCCAGAGCCAGCGCAGCAACGCGGATTTCACCCACATCATCAACCAGCGCCATACCCAGCGCATTGAAGGCCTGCTCAAAGACGCCACTTCGCGCGGCGCACGGGTGCTGAGTGGCGGCGAGGTGGACACGGCTGGAAACTACATTGCTCCCACCCTGGTCGACAACGTGCCCATGGACTCCACCCTGATGCAGGAGGAAATCTTCGGCCCGGTGCTGCCCATCATTCCCTACACCGACCTGCAGCAGGTGATTGCCTCCATCAATGCCGACCAAAAGCCGCTGGCCCTGTATATCTGGAGCAGTAACCAGAGCAACATTGACACCGTGCTCACCAACACCAGCTCCGGCGGCGCCTGCGTGAACCACTGCGTGCTGCACGTGGCCCACGGCAACCTGCCCTTCGGCGGGGTCAACAACTCCGGCATCGGCAGCTCGCACGGCATTTACGGCTTCAAGGCCTTCTCGCATGAACGTGCGGTGCTCAAGGGCGGCTGGCTGCCCAGCATCCGCATGTTCTTCCCGCCCTACACAGCGGGCCGCACCAAGCTGCTGAACTTCCTGGTGAGCTGGGTCAGCCGCTAG
- a CDS encoding VOC family protein, whose product MKTQIDHLVVAAHTLEQGVQWCEATLGITPEAGGEHSQFGTHNKLFKIATPAHPLAYFEIIAINPGAKGPANPHAKRWFDLDNPELRAAVAQEPRLVHFVAGTDELQAARIALKNIGIDRGPAMPASRHSRKGVLHWQITVREDGYRLFEGCLPTLIQWGKPDDAEPLRLHPRNSLPRSRVSLDSIGVSHPSAAKLQAAYAAIGLEGVAISEGPANLSATLKTPKGLVTLNSMGI is encoded by the coding sequence ATGAAAACACAGATAGACCACCTCGTCGTTGCAGCCCACACCCTGGAGCAGGGTGTGCAATGGTGCGAAGCCACACTCGGGATCACCCCGGAAGCCGGCGGCGAACACAGCCAATTCGGCACCCACAACAAGCTCTTCAAGATCGCCACGCCCGCCCACCCGCTGGCGTATTTCGAGATCATTGCCATCAATCCCGGCGCCAAAGGCCCGGCCAACCCCCACGCCAAACGCTGGTTTGACCTAGACAACCCCGAGCTTCGTGCCGCAGTGGCCCAAGAGCCGCGACTGGTGCACTTTGTGGCCGGCACCGATGAACTGCAAGCCGCCCGCATTGCCCTCAAGAACATCGGCATCGACCGCGGCCCGGCCATGCCCGCCAGCCGCCACTCGCGCAAAGGCGTGCTGCACTGGCAAATCACGGTGCGGGAAGACGGTTACCGACTGTTTGAAGGCTGCCTGCCCACACTCATTCAATGGGGCAAACCGGACGATGCCGAGCCCCTGCGCCTGCACCCGCGCAACAGCCTGCCGCGTAGCCGTGTCAGCCTGGACAGCATCGGGGTGAGCCACCCGAGCGCGGCCAAACTGCAAGCCGCTTACGCGGCCATCGGTCTGGAAGGCGTGGCCATCTCGGAAGGCCCGGCCAACCTGAGCGCCACGCTCAAGACGCCCAAGGGCCTGGTCACGCTGAACAGCATGGGCATTTAG